Proteins encoded by one window of Candidatus Omnitrophota bacterium:
- a CDS encoding AAA family ATPase, with protein sequence MAKDKRNVKRLFIAATMQNDGKTTIALGLISALRRRFKKIGFIKPVGQRYLLEDGYKVDEDSVLMEKVFGYRCCIKDMNPIAVERGFTERYILRGKKESLEKRIFRAFEKLSQDQDNDLIIIEGTGHAGVGSCFDLSNARVAKMLEAPVILISSGGVGKPIDEILLNNALFEREGIEILGVVINKVLREKYKKVRRLVSLGLRKKGIELLGVVPYNKMLTAPTVRQIAEELRLKFLNSSGNLDNLVKKIVVGAMEPHEALNYFEDGSLIITPGDREDIILSAMSFHLTGRERGKVISGVLLTGNLMPHRRILRLLRLAKIPLLISPEDTYAVASRIHDLTVKLRPEDKEKIKQVRNLIERYIDIDKIFAFLKE encoded by the coding sequence ATGGCTAAAGATAAAAGAAATGTAAAACGCTTATTTATTGCTGCTACCATGCAGAACGATGGTAAGACGACCATTGCCTTGGGACTTATTTCTGCTTTAAGAAGGAGATTCAAGAAGATTGGGTTTATTAAACCCGTAGGTCAGCGCTACCTTTTAGAAGATGGATATAAAGTGGATGAAGATTCGGTGCTTATGGAGAAAGTGTTTGGCTATCGCTGTTGTATCAAAGATATGAATCCTATTGCGGTAGAACGGGGTTTTACTGAGCGCTACATTTTACGTGGGAAAAAAGAGAGTTTAGAGAAAAGAATTTTTAGAGCTTTTGAAAAATTATCCCAAGATCAAGATAATGACTTAATAATCATTGAGGGCACAGGCCACGCCGGGGTGGGTTCTTGTTTTGACCTTTCCAATGCTCGGGTGGCGAAGATGTTGGAAGCGCCGGTCATTCTCATTTCTTCTGGCGGTGTGGGTAAGCCCATTGATGAAATTCTCTTGAATAACGCCCTTTTTGAACGCGAGGGAATTGAAATTCTGGGAGTGGTAATAAACAAGGTTCTGCGCGAAAAATATAAAAAGGTGCGCCGTTTAGTCAGTCTGGGATTGCGAAAGAAAGGAATTGAACTTTTGGGAGTTGTTCCCTACAACAAAATGCTTACCGCTCCCACAGTGCGCCAGATTGCTGAAGAACTGCGCCTAAAATTCTTAAATTCCTCGGGCAATCTGGACAATTTGGTCAAAAAGATTGTGGTGGGAGCAATGGAACCCCATGAGGCGTTAAATTACTTTGAGGATGGTTCTTTGATTATTACTCCCGGTGACCGTGAAGACATTATCCTCTCGGCGATGAGTTTTCATCTTACTGGTAGAGAGCGGGGAAAGGTCATTTCTGGAGTGCTTCTTACGGGAAACCTTATGCCCCATCGGAGAATCTTGAGACTTCTGCGTCTGGCAAAGATTCCTCTGTTGATTTCTCCTGAAGATACCTATGCGGTTGCCTCTCGGATTCACGACCTAACCGTAAAGTTAAGACCTGAAGATAAAGAAAAGATTAAACAGGTAAGAAATCTTATTGAGCGGTATATAGACATTGATAAAATCTTTGCTTTTCTCAAAGAGTAA
- a CDS encoding redox-sensing transcriptional repressor Rex, with protein MPKHTIPQTTIYRLSLYLRALERLEKEGKEYISSFVLSVKTGISSHQIRRDLSYFGKFGKSRLGYRTNILVKNIRKILGIDTHRWKVALIGAGNLGRALFSYRGFRERGFFIKAVFDADPRKIGKKLNGIKIENIKNLINSAKEEKFDIAILAVPADYAQETAEKAVKAGIKAILNFAPVRINLSSAIILRNVDLSMELENLSFHLSKLK; from the coding sequence ATGCCTAAACACACTATTCCTCAAACGACCATCTATAGACTTTCTTTATACTTGCGCGCCTTAGAGCGTCTGGAAAAAGAAGGAAAAGAATACATTTCCTCTTTTGTCTTAAGTGTTAAGACGGGGATAAGTTCCCATCAGATAAGGCGCGATCTAAGTTATTTTGGTAAATTTGGTAAAAGTAGATTGGGTTATCGCACCAATATCCTTGTAAAGAATATTCGTAAGATTTTAGGCATTGATACCCATCGCTGGAAAGTGGCTTTAATCGGAGCAGGGAATTTGGGTAGAGCCCTTTTTTCTTACCGCGGTTTTCGTGAACGGGGATTTTTCATCAAAGCGGTTTTTGATGCCGACCCGAGGAAAATTGGAAAGAAGCTTAACGGGATAAAGATTGAGAATATCAAGAATTTAATCAACTCTGCTAAAGAAGAGAAATTTGATATCGCGATACTCGCTGTGCCTGCTGATTACGCTCAGGAGACCGCCGAAAAAGCGGTAAAGGCAGGGATAAAAGCAATTCTCAATTTTGCTCCGGTAAGGATAAATCTCTCCTCGGCGATTATCTTGAGAAATGTAGATTTGTCGATGGAACTGGAGAACCTCTCTTTTCATCTCAGTAAATTGAAATGA
- a CDS encoding 2-dehydropantoate 2-reductase — MKIVIVGPGAIGCLFGAFFLKAGEEVCFLDKDKKRTAVFAKKGIRVEGLSNFRINKIKVTHIPKIVKEADLVLIATKAYATEFAIRNIYYFLSPQTFVLTLQNGLGNVETISQYVPCPQILAGVTAQGATFMDIGHIRHAGKGETIIGPIVKSKYQKVKLEQIVDAFHKAGFKTKLTTNVESLLWSKLIINSAINPLTAITKLPNGRLLDFPFTRQIMQEVVGEAYRIVKKKKIRLFYSQPFKEVEEVCKKTYSNISSMLQDVLHQRRTEIDFINGVLVREGRRLNIPTPVNSVLFALIKTLESSYNLKVN, encoded by the coding sequence ATGAAAATAGTGATTGTCGGTCCGGGTGCCATAGGTTGTCTATTTGGTGCTTTCTTCTTAAAGGCAGGTGAAGAGGTTTGCTTTCTGGATAAGGATAAAAAGAGAACAGCGGTTTTTGCAAAGAAGGGTATTCGGGTTGAGGGTTTAAGCAATTTTAGAATAAATAAGATAAAGGTAACACATATCCCCAAAATTGTTAAAGAGGCAGATTTGGTGCTCATTGCTACCAAAGCTTACGCTACCGAATTCGCCATAAGAAATATTTATTACTTTCTCTCTCCCCAAACTTTCGTGCTTACTTTACAGAATGGTTTGGGTAATGTGGAGACAATTTCCCAATATGTTCCCTGCCCGCAAATTCTCGCCGGCGTTACCGCCCAAGGAGCAACTTTTATGGATATCGGACATATTCGCCATGCGGGAAAAGGAGAAACAATCATCGGTCCGATAGTAAAGAGCAAGTATCAAAAAGTAAAATTAGAGCAGATTGTAGATGCTTTCCATAAGGCAGGTTTTAAAACCAAATTGACCACAAATGTTGAAAGCCTTCTCTGGTCAAAGTTAATCATCAATTCCGCAATCAATCCCTTAACGGCGATTACCAAATTGCCCAATGGAAGGCTTTTAGATTTTCCTTTTACCCGCCAGATAATGCAAGAGGTTGTTGGTGAGGCTTATCGCATTGTGAAAAAAAAGAAAATCCGTTTATTTTACAGCCAACCGTTTAAAGAAGTAGAGGAGGTGTGTAAAAAGACTTACTCAAACATCTCCTCGATGCTTCAAGATGTTTTGCATCAGAGGAGAACAGAGATTGATTTTATCAACGGTGTGCTGGTGCGGGAAGGAAGAAGACTAAACATTCCCACCCCCGTTAATAGCGTGCTTTTTGCTTTAATAAAAACCCTTGAATCAAGTTATAATTTAAAGGTTAATTGA
- a CDS encoding FAD:protein FMN transferase — MSILFFLISLFLSGCSPQKEVFKREEMVLGTFGEITCFGEKDSCKKGIDKAFREIKNLEEILSFFKAESDISFLNNAQGKPVGVKKETLEVLKKAKEISQKTQGAFEVTVAPLLAIWGFYQKEKESFSPPSGELIKETLALVGQDKIILAEDTGSVILKNPSMKIDLGGLAKGYIVDRAVAVLKKEEIKNALVNLGGDIFCLSEGRTAKVWKIGIQDPQAKEKLIATLKVRNKAIATSGQYENFREFKGKKLGHIIDPRTGYPVENDVLSVTVVASDCLTADALATAIFVLGKEQGSALLKTFSAEAVIISKSPKGKRLWISGGLKNKVSY; from the coding sequence ATGAGCATACTTTTTTTTCTTATTTCTCTTTTTCTCTCTGGGTGTTCTCCCCAAAAAGAGGTTTTTAAGAGAGAGGAGATGGTTTTAGGAACTTTTGGCGAAATTACCTGTTTTGGTGAAAAAGATTCCTGTAAAAAGGGGATAGATAAAGCCTTCAGAGAGATAAAAAATTTAGAAGAGATCCTTTCCTTTTTTAAAGCCGAATCCGATATCAGTTTCCTCAATAATGCCCAAGGCAAGCCGGTAGGCGTAAAGAAAGAAACACTTGAGGTGCTTAAAAAAGCCAAGGAAATCTCTCAAAAAACCCAAGGTGCCTTTGAGGTTACGGTTGCTCCTTTATTGGCAATCTGGGGATTCTATCAAAAAGAGAAAGAGAGTTTTTCTCCACCGTCTGGGGAATTAATTAAAGAAACACTTGCTCTTGTGGGGCAAGATAAAATTATCTTGGCAGAGGATACAGGAAGTGTTATTTTAAAAAATCCCTCAATGAAGATTGATTTGGGTGGACTTGCCAAGGGATACATTGTGGATAGAGCAGTTGCCGTTTTAAAAAAAGAGGAAATAAAAAATGCCTTGGTCAATTTGGGAGGAGATATTTTCTGTCTCAGTGAAGGAAGAACAGCTAAAGTATGGAAAATCGGCATCCAAGACCCTCAAGCAAAAGAGAAACTTATCGCCACCTTAAAAGTAAGAAATAAAGCCATTGCCACCTCTGGCCAGTATGAGAATTTCCGCGAATTTAAGGGAAAGAAACTCGGCCACATTATTGACCCACGTACTGGATATCCCGTAGAAAACGATGTTTTAAGTGTGACCGTTGTTGCTTCTGACTGCCTTACTGCTGATGCTTTAGCCACGGCTATTTTTGTTTTAGGAAAAGAACAGGGAAGCGCACTTTTAAAAACCTTTTCCGCGGAAGCAGTGATTATTAGTAAGAGTCCAAAAGGAAAGCGCCTTTGGATAAGTGGGGGATTAAAAAATAAAGTTTCCTATTAA
- a CDS encoding glucose-1-phosphate adenylyltransferase: protein MRRVKALILGGGQGKRLFPLTRDRSKPAVPIAGKYRLIDISLSNCINSNIRNIFVLTQFNSASLNHHINHTYRFDYFTQTFVEILAAEQTIQNREWFQGTADAVKKNINHLNLEDNDDVLILSGDHLYKMDYHEIIAFHREKNADFTVSTVIIPAHIIEEFGIIKLDKQMRLSEFKEKPSRKEMPKSMSLCGEWKEKFNLDKDKDFYLASMGVYVFKADVLKKILAYTSAVDFGMQVIPEAIKRYKAYGFIFDGYWRDIGTIKSFYEENIALTEVNPKFDFFSEERKVFTHPRFLPPAKIIDSQIVNSLITEGCLIQGAHIEKSVIGLRSVINKKVTLKESIVMGADYYERESSRGIIPLGIGEGSVLERVIVDKNARIGKRVVIKNLEGIKHFDSENYYIRDGIVIIPKNALIPDSTQI, encoded by the coding sequence ATGAGAAGAGTAAAAGCATTAATTTTAGGAGGAGGACAAGGGAAAAGACTTTTTCCCCTAACCCGTGACCGTTCAAAGCCCGCAGTTCCCATTGCTGGTAAATATCGGCTTATTGACATTTCCTTAAGTAACTGTATCAACTCCAATATCCGCAATATCTTTGTGCTTACCCAGTTCAATTCCGCTTCCTTAAATCACCATATTAATCACACCTACCGCTTTGACTATTTTACCCAGACCTTTGTCGAGATTCTTGCTGCTGAACAGACCATCCAAAATAGAGAATGGTTTCAGGGGACTGCCGATGCTGTAAAAAAGAATATAAACCATCTCAATCTGGAAGACAATGATGATGTGCTCATTCTTTCCGGTGACCATCTCTACAAGATGGATTATCACGAGATAATCGCCTTTCACCGTGAGAAAAACGCTGACTTTACCGTTTCCACAGTAATTATTCCTGCCCATATCATAGAGGAGTTTGGAATTATTAAACTTGATAAGCAGATGCGCTTAAGCGAGTTCAAAGAGAAACCTTCGCGCAAAGAAATGCCCAAGAGTATGAGTCTCTGCGGAGAATGGAAAGAAAAGTTTAACTTAGATAAAGATAAGGATTTTTATCTTGCCTCTATGGGAGTTTATGTTTTTAAAGCAGACGTTTTAAAAAAGATTCTTGCCTATACAAGCGCCGTGGATTTTGGTATGCAGGTTATACCCGAAGCGATAAAAAGATATAAGGCATACGGTTTTATTTTTGACGGTTACTGGCGAGACATCGGAACGATAAAGTCATTTTATGAAGAAAACATCGCCCTTACTGAAGTAAATCCCAAATTTGATTTCTTCTCTGAAGAAAGAAAAGTTTTTACCCATCCCCGTTTTCTTCCGCCGGCAAAAATTATAGACTCTCAAATTGTAAATTCTCTCATTACCGAAGGCTGTTTAATCCAGGGAGCACACATTGAGAAATCAGTTATCGGACTGCGTAGCGTAATCAATAAGAAAGTAACGCTTAAAGAATCGATTGTAATGGGTGCAGATTATTATGAAAGAGAGAGTAGCCGGGGAATTATTCCCTTGGGTATCGGAGAGGGTTCGGTTTTAGAGAGGGTTATCGTGGATAAAAATGCCCGCATTGGTAAAAGAGTAGTTATCAAGAACCTCGAAGGCATAAAACATTTTGATAGTGAAAACTACTATATTCGCGATGGCATCGTGATTATTCCCAAAAATGCGTTAATCCCTGACTCTACCCAGATATGA